From Lepus europaeus isolate LE1 chromosome 3, mLepTim1.pri, whole genome shotgun sequence, a single genomic window includes:
- the MANEA gene encoding glycoprotein endo-alpha-1,2-mannosidase isoform X1 yields MAKFRRRTCIILSLFILFIFSLMMGLKMLRPNAAGFGAPFGLDLLPELHQRTIHLGKNSGYQKSNRINSEVNTKNKNVEITVKPSKASELNLEELPPLNYYLHVFYYSWYGNPQFDGKYIHWNHPVLEHWDPRIAKNYPQGRHSPPDDIGSSFYPELGSYSSRDPSVIETHMKQMRSASIGVLALSWYPPDTNDENGEPTDDLVPTILDKAHKYNLKVAFHIEPYSNRNDQNMYKNIKYIIDKYGNHSAFYRYETRTGNALPMFYIYDSYITKPEKWVNLLTPSGSHTVRNSAYDGLFIALLVEEKHKYDILQSGFDGIYTYFATNGFTYGSSHQNWASLKIFCDRYNLIFIPSVGPGYIDTSIRPWNSQNTRNRINGKYYEVSLSAALQAQPSLISITSFNEWHEGTQIEKAVPKRTSNTVYLDYRPHKPGLYLELTRKWSEKYSKERATYAHKKLPAS; encoded by the exons ATGGCAAAGTTTCGAAGAAGGACTTGCATCATTTTGtcactttttattctatttattttctctctgatgATGGGTTTAAAAATGCTGAGACCAAATGCAGCTGGTTTTGGAGCTCCTTTTGGACTGGACCTTCTTCCAGAACTTCATCAACGAACTATTCATTTGGGAAAAAATTCTGGCTACCAAAAGAGTAACAGAATCAACAGTGAAGTAAATACCAagaataaaaatgttgaaatcactGTGAAACCTTCTAAAGCCTCTGAACTAAACTTGGAAGAACTGCCACCTCTGAATTAttatttacatgtattttattacagttggtaTGGAAATCCACAATTTGATGGTAAATATATACATTGGAACCATCCAGTCTTGGAACACTGGGACCCTAGAATAGCCAAGAATTATCCACAAGGGAGACACAGCCCTCCAGATGACATTGGCTCCAGCTTTTATCCTGAGTTGGGAAGTTACAGCTCTCGGGATCCTTCTGTCATAGAAACTCACATGAAACAAATGCGCTCAGCTTCAATTG GTGTACTAGCCCTGTCTTGGTATCCTCCTGATACAAATGATGAGAATGGAGAACCTACTGATGACTTGGTACCGACTATTTTGGATAAAGCTCATAAATATAATCTgaag gtTGCTTTTCATATAGAACCATATAGCAATCGAAATGATCAAAACATGTACAAAAATATCAAGTATATAATAGACAA ATATGGAAATCATTCAGCCTTTTACAGATATGAGACAAGGACTGGGAATGCTCTTCCTATGTTTTACATCTATGATTCCTATATCACAAAGCCAGAAAAATGGGTCAATCTGTTAACCCCTTCCGGATCTCACACTGTTCGCAATTCTGCTTATGATGGATTATTTATTGCACTTCTAGTAGAAGAAAAACATAAGTATGATATTCTGCAAAGTGGTTTTGATGGAATTTATACCTACTTTGCCACAAATGGCTTTACTTATGGCTCATCACATCAGAACTGGGCTAGTCTAAAAATCTTCTGTGATAGATACAACTTAATATTTATCCCAAGCGTGGGTCCAGGGTACATAGACACTAGCATCCGTCCATGGAACTCTCAAAACACGCGGAACCGAATCAATGGGAAGTATTACGAAGTTTCTCTGAGTGCTGCACTTCAGGCCCAACCCAGTTTAATTTCTATTACTTCCTTTAATGAGTGGCATGAAGGGACTCAGATTGAAAAAGCCGTTCCCAAAAGAACCAGCAATACAGTGTACCTAGATTACCGGCCCCATAAACCAGGTCTTTATCTAGAATTAACTCGTAAGTGGTCTGAAAAATACAGTAAGGAAAGAGCAACTTATGCTCATAAAAAGTTGCCTGCCTCTTAA
- the MANEA gene encoding glycoprotein endo-alpha-1,2-mannosidase isoform X2 → MKQMRSASIGVLALSWYPPDTNDENGEPTDDLVPTILDKAHKYNLKVAFHIEPYSNRNDQNMYKNIKYIIDKYGNHSAFYRYETRTGNALPMFYIYDSYITKPEKWVNLLTPSGSHTVRNSAYDGLFIALLVEEKHKYDILQSGFDGIYTYFATNGFTYGSSHQNWASLKIFCDRYNLIFIPSVGPGYIDTSIRPWNSQNTRNRINGKYYEVSLSAALQAQPSLISITSFNEWHEGTQIEKAVPKRTSNTVYLDYRPHKPGLYLELTRKWSEKYSKERATYAHKKLPAS, encoded by the exons ATGAAACAAATGCGCTCAGCTTCAATTG GTGTACTAGCCCTGTCTTGGTATCCTCCTGATACAAATGATGAGAATGGAGAACCTACTGATGACTTGGTACCGACTATTTTGGATAAAGCTCATAAATATAATCTgaag gtTGCTTTTCATATAGAACCATATAGCAATCGAAATGATCAAAACATGTACAAAAATATCAAGTATATAATAGACAA ATATGGAAATCATTCAGCCTTTTACAGATATGAGACAAGGACTGGGAATGCTCTTCCTATGTTTTACATCTATGATTCCTATATCACAAAGCCAGAAAAATGGGTCAATCTGTTAACCCCTTCCGGATCTCACACTGTTCGCAATTCTGCTTATGATGGATTATTTATTGCACTTCTAGTAGAAGAAAAACATAAGTATGATATTCTGCAAAGTGGTTTTGATGGAATTTATACCTACTTTGCCACAAATGGCTTTACTTATGGCTCATCACATCAGAACTGGGCTAGTCTAAAAATCTTCTGTGATAGATACAACTTAATATTTATCCCAAGCGTGGGTCCAGGGTACATAGACACTAGCATCCGTCCATGGAACTCTCAAAACACGCGGAACCGAATCAATGGGAAGTATTACGAAGTTTCTCTGAGTGCTGCACTTCAGGCCCAACCCAGTTTAATTTCTATTACTTCCTTTAATGAGTGGCATGAAGGGACTCAGATTGAAAAAGCCGTTCCCAAAAGAACCAGCAATACAGTGTACCTAGATTACCGGCCCCATAAACCAGGTCTTTATCTAGAATTAACTCGTAAGTGGTCTGAAAAATACAGTAAGGAAAGAGCAACTTATGCTCATAAAAAGTTGCCTGCCTCTTAA